The DNA segment GATGAAATTAAGAATAATTCATTTGCAGGTCCTCTAGCGACAAATTACTATAATGGTCATTATTATGGCATACCACAGGATACTAATACCAAAATTGCTTTGTATAACAAGACACTGCTTCAACAATTAGGATTGAATGAGCCGCCAAAGACTTTTGATGATTTGGTTTCAGCAGCAGAAAAATTAAAATCAAAAGATAAATGGGGTATTGGCATTGGCGGTACAAGTACATGGGGAATGGCACCATATTTCCTGTCACTTGGTGGTAAGGTTACAGATGATAAATATACAAAGGCGACTGGGTACTTAAATAGTCCAGAAAGTGTAGCTGCATTACAGAAACTACTTGATTTATATAATAAAGGATTGATCGCCCCAACAATAATCGGTGGTAAACCTGATTCTTGGGGTGGCATGAAAGGCAACAATTATTTAATGATTGATGATGGCCCGTGGTATTATAGTATACAAGGCGATTCTGTAAAAAACACGACAGTACCGGCTTTGTTTCCACAAGGTTCTGCTGGTAGTATTTCTGTAGTTGGTGGTGAGGATCTAGTTTTGTTTAAAGGTAGCAAACATCCAAAGGAAGCTTGGACTTTTATGAAATATATGTTTTCAGAAACACCACAAAAGATTTTGGCTAAGCAGGCATATCTAATACCTACTAACAAGGTCGTTGCAAATTCTGAAGAAATAAGTTCTGATCCTATTTTAAAATTATATGTGCAGCAAATGGAGAGTGCATGGCCTCGTACGCCAAGCCCAAATTGGGATAAAATAGATAAATCATTAAGTTTGGCTTTTGAAAAAGTATTTAGGCATGTAGCAACACCACAAAAAGCTTTGGACGATGCTGCGAGAGAAATTGATGTTTATTTAAAAAATAATTAATTGGTAAAGTATAGGGATTATGCTAGTGACATGATCCCTATACTAGGAGGTGAAATTGATTGTTATCTCAAAATGTTTCATTTAGAAATAAAAATCTTAGTCGTGGAATAAAGGAATGGTTGGATGTATTACCGTTCATAGGTATAGGATTTATTTTATTGGCTGTTTTTGTTATCTATCCACAAATTAAAAATATATATATGGCATTTACAAATTATAATATAATGCCAGGTCAAGTTAGCCCATGGGTTGGATTATTGAATTTTATAAAAATATTTCACGATGATAATTTTTTATTAGCATTTAGAAATACCATTCTTTACGGTATTGTTACTGTTCCTTGTCAAATGATTATTGGTCTTGTAATTGCCGTATTAATTAATAATTTGACTAGAGGAAAAGTGTTTTATAGGGTTATGATATATATTCCTGTAATTACGTCTTGGGTTGTGGTTTCATTAATATTTAAATATTTGTTTACGGACGGCAAGGAAGGACTGATGAATTTTTTATTGCTTAAACTGCATTTAATTGGAAGCCCTATTATGTGGTTAGAAAATACTTGGACCGCAAACTTAGTAATATGGTTATTAGGTGTTTGGAAAGGAATCGGTTGGGTTATGGTTATATACTATGCTGCACTTCAAGGCATATCAAATGATATATATGAAGCAGCAAAAATTGATGGTGCAAATCCAATTCAAGTGTTTTTTAATATTACAGTACCGTTAATAAAACCTACTACTTTTTATATTTTGATTAATCTTATTATTGGTGCTTTTGGTGTATTTATACAAGTAATGCTGATTACAGGCGGAGGACCGCTTGGAACAACCGATGTTCTGCTAAACTATATGTATAAAGCTGCATTTAGTGATTTCAACTTTGGATATGCATCTGCAATGAGCGTTATAATCGGCATAGTAATTTTAACATTGTCATTATTTCAAAAAAGGATTATGAGGTATAGCGAAGATAATCCTTATTAGAGGTGAGATTTATGAAAAAGATTAATTTTCCACAGTTATTTTTGCATATTTTCTTATTAATATGTGTAGCTGCTATGATAGTGCCTTTCTTATATATGATTTCAACTGCGCTGACAAAAGATACTTATATTATGCCGTATCCGCCTATATTAATTCCAAAGACATTTTATACGGGGAATTTTAAAGAAGCATGGCTATCTAATAATTTTTTCAGATATTTTTTAAACAGTTTATATATATCATTAATTAGCACAGTATTGTCGCTATTTATAGCTACACTATCAGCTTACGGCTTTGCAAGATTTAGTTTTCCAGGGAAAGAAATGCTATTTAATGTATATCTGTTTACAATGATGGTTCCAGGAGTTTTAAATATTGTGGCACAGTATACCGTAATCAATGGATTGCATCTTGTTGACACATATTCTGGGCTACTACTGCTGTACGTAGGTACGGGGATCGCCGGAAATACTTTCTTTCTTAGAGGTTTCTTTGAAAGCATTCCTAAGGAGTTAGAAGAATCAATAATAATTGATGGCGGAACGAGATGGACCATATACAGGCATGTTATATTGCCTCTCTCAAAACCGGCGCTGGCGACATTTGCAATTTTTGCTTTTGAAGGAACATGGGATGAATTTTTTGTTGCACTGACGTTTATAAAAACAGAAATAAAGCGCACATTGCCGATTGCGATTATGCTATTTCAGGGAGAATTTGCAACAAAATGGGGGCTTGTCTTTGCTGCATCATTAATTGCAGTTGTTCCAGTTATATTAATATTTGTTGTGTTCCAAAAGTATTTTATAAGAGGCGGCATTCAAGAAGGTGCAATAAAAGGTTAATCAAGTATTAGAAATTAAGTATTTGTAGCAATAAATTTTCAATTAAAAATGAAATATATGGAGGGGTTGAAGTGATAGAATTGCTAAATAAAAGTGTTGAAATAATCAAAGATAACCAATCGGAATATGGTTCGTTTATAGCATCGCCGTACTTTCCAACATATCATTATAGCTGGCTTAGGGATGGAAGCTTTATTGCATATTCTATGGATTTAATGGGTGAATATGAATCATCTGAAAAGTTTTATCATTGGATAGATACTGTAATAAAAAGATATGGTTATAAAGTAGAGAATATTAAGGAAAAGGTTAAAGATGGCAAGAGGCTTGTGACGGGAGATTTTCTACACGCAAGGTATACTTTAGATGGATATGAGGAAACTGAACAAGGCTGGGGAAATTTTCAGCTTGATGGATATGGGACTTGGCTTTGGGGATTGTCTGAACATATAAAATTGACAGGTAAAGAAGAACTTATATATAACTTTAAAGAAAGCATTGAATTGACAATAGAATATTTAAGTCATTTATGGAATTATCCAAACTACGACGTATGGGAAGAGAATGGCGACAAAATCCATACATCTACACTTGCATGTATATATGGCGGCATTAAATCTATTAATGAATTTTTGCATGATAAAAAATTGTTAACATTGTGTAATGAAATAAAGTCTTTCATACTTACTAATTGTGTAAGTGATGGGCATTTTGTTAAGTATATTGGAAGCAAGGATGTAGATGCTAGTTTGGCATGGATTCTGGTGCCTTTTGAAGTGGTTGAAATTAATGATGAAATTTTTATTAATACTGTAAAAAAAATAGAAAAGGAGCTTTTTCACAACGGAGGTTTACACCGATTTAAAGATGATACTTATTATGGTGGTGGAGAATGGATACTGCTTTCTGCATGGCTTGGATGGTATTATGCTAAAGTAGGGGAAATAGACGATGCTAAAAATATTAAAAAGTGGATAGAAAATCAGATGGATGACAATGGATATTTGCCAGAGCAGGTTTGCTTTCATGTCAACGATGATAGATATTACCCTTATTGGGTAAAAAAATGGGGTGAAGTAGCAAAACCATTGTTATGGTCTCATGCAATGTATATAGTTTTAATAAAAATGATTGAGGAGGTTTAAAAAGATGTTGATTAAAGATGTATATCCTTCTAAAGCACAATATTTGAATGGAGAAAATATAAAAATAATTGTGGAACTTAGCAATAAAGAATTTAAAAGTAAAAGTGGATATATTATTAGATGTGATATTTTCCATTTAAATGATAGAATATTGCAGTTTGAAAGTGATCTTAAAAATGAGGAACTTAAAGAATTTGAATTTAATATCAAATGTGATAATGAATCTATGGCAGGCTTCGGCGTCAATGTGTCTTTATTCAACGGTAATGAATTGATAGAAGGTGCGACGACTTCATTTGATGTAGTCAAAAATTTAATGTATGCGCCAAGATACGGATTCATTTCAGATTTTTTTGAAAGCGATAAAGATGATTACAACGATTTAAAAGAACTTAACAAATTTCATATAAATTTAATTCAGTTTTATGATTGGATGTATAGGCATCATGAGTTGATACCGCCGACTGAAAAGTTTAAAGATCCACTTGGAAGAGATTTATCTATAAATGTTGTTAAACAAAAAATTGAATTAGCTCATGAATATGGAATGAAGGCAATGGCATATGGTGCAGTATACGGATCTGAGTCGGAATTTTTTGAAAAGCATAAAGATTGGGCCCTTCTAAATAATAATGATGAGTATTATGAATTTGCCAATTTTATATATATAATGGATATTTCAAAAGAATGCGAATGGCATCAGCATATAATTAAAGAGTTTTTTAATGCAATTAAATTTGGATTTGATGGTATTCACATGGATCAATATGGATTTCCTAAAGAAGCAGTGAGTGTGAAAGATGGATTGAAAAGATTAAGACGGTTAAAAGATGATTTTCCTGAACTAATTAATGATGCGAAAAGTTATATAGAAAATAATGGATACGATGTTGAGTTAATATTTAATGCTGTAAATAATTGGCCTATTGATTCAGTGATAGATTCAAAGCAGGACGCGGTATACATAGAAGTATGGCCACCTAATGATACCTATCAAGACTTGTACAACCTGATTGCAAATGTGAAAAAACGCGGCACCACAAAGCAGGTGATATTAGCTGCGTATATGAAGCCATTTTCAAAATCTGAAAATACAAACATAGAATATGCCGAGAATGCTACAATATTGACTATGGCTTCCATATTTGCTTCTGGCGGGTTTCACCTTTTGCTGGGAGAAGAGAATGGCATTTTGACGGAAGGGTATTATCCTAATTATTTTAAGATTTCTGATAAGCGGTTTATTTGCGAACTAAGAAATTATTACGATTTTATAGTCAGGTATGAAGAACTTCTCTATGGATTTGACATAATTGATGATACAATGACATATACAGGTGGGATAAATGAAGAATATGTTTTTAAAGGAGCTAAATTTTCACCTATTGCAAAAGTAGATAGTGTTTGGACAATAATAAAAGAGAAACCAGGCTATAAAATAATTAACTTTATCAATTTTACTGGTATAAAAAATATGAATTGGAATGAAGGAAAAGAAAAGAGGCCGAACTTATTGAGAGATATTGAAGTAGTGGCCCTTGTAGTTGAAGATGTAAAAGAAGTATTTGTTGCATCACCAGAAATAAATCATGGTCATCCTCAGAAGATTTCGTATGAATATGTCACACATGAACAAGGAAGGGCCATAAGATTTATAATACCAGAGCTTTATATCTGGGATTTGGTATATATAACCGTGGAAGTATGAAAATTATGTTATAGGTTTTTGTAAATCTGCAATTTCTTTTTTTTGAATAAAAAGAGGCTTTGTATTATGACTTATTTAGTCAGTTATGCAACAGCCTTTTTTATTTTGATAAGTACTGAAGTCATAGAATAGGATAAAAAAGTCAAATTGTTGCTAAGTTATTAAAAAAATTTTTCTTTTTTAATAAAAATTAAGGAGGAATTTTTCAAAATGTGTCGAATATATTTATATTAAGAAAAAGAAAAGAGGAGATGCCAATGAAGGTATTAGATGATATAAAAAATGGACTAATAGTTTCATGTCAAGCACTTAGTAATGAGCCGCTTTACAGCCCGTTTATAATGGCAAAGATGGCTAAAGCTGCAGAAGTGGGAGGAGCTGTAGCTATTAGGGCCAATGGTTATGAAGATATAAAAGCTATAAGGAGAGAAGTGAAACTTCCTATTATAGGTCTTATTAAAAAAAATTATGAAGGATACAAGCCATATATAACACCTACTATAGAAGAAGTAAGTGCTGTTGTTAAAGCTGGCGCGGATATTGTCGCAATTGATGCGACTAAGTTGATTAAGCCAGGAGATATTTCAACAAAGGATCTTTTGAGAGAAATTAAAAAATTATATCCAAACATTTTGGTAATGGCTGATATATCTACTTATAACGAAGGAATTGAAGCGGAAAATTTAGGATTTGACATTGTATCTACAACACTTTCCGGATATACAGATTATAGCCCTAAAATTGATGGACCAGACTTTGAATTAATTGAAAGATTGTCAAAAGTATTAAAGGTTCCACTTATTGCTGAGGGAAGGATATGGACGCCTGAAGAAGCCATTAAAGCTTTAGAACTTGGTGCGTATGCAGTAGTAGTAGGTACTGCAATAACAAGACCTCAAGAGATAACAAGGCGTTTTGCTGAATCAATAAGAAAGGCGGTAAAATATGCAGGAGCAAAATAGTGTTGTATTAAAAATTAGAAGTGTATATAATTCATTGACAAATGCTGAAAAAAAAGTAGCTGACTATGTTCTTGAGAACTCGGAAGAAGTGCTTTATTCTTCAATAACAGAACTCGCAGAAAAAATTAATGTAGGTGAAACAACAATAATAAGATTCTGCAGGCATATTGGATTAACTGGCTTTCAGGATTTCAAATTAAATATTGCGAAAGAGACAACGAGCCCAGAAACAAGCATACACGAGAATATAACTTTTAGTGATACAATTGATGTACTTTTACAAAAAATAACTACAGAGAATACAATGGCTATTTCAAATACGACAAAAATGTTGTTAGTCAGTGAACTTGAGAAGGCTGTCGAAGAAATCATAAAGGCGAATAAGATAGAGATATATGGTGTTGGCGCATCTGGCTATACTGTACTTGATGCAAAGTATAAATTTATGAGGCTTGGCTTAAACGTTGATGCTAATTTAGATCCACATATACAGGCCATATCAGCGGTTAACCTTAAGGAAGGTGATGTAGCAATTGGAATATCTTTTTCAGGTAGTACAAAAGATACTGTAGAAACATGTAAGTTAGCTAAAGAAGCTGGAGCAAAAGTTATTTGCATTACAAATTATGCAAGATCGCCTATTACTGCAGTAGCGGATATAGTATTGCTAACATCTGCAAAAGAAACGCCATTAAGAAGTGGTGCTTTAACTTCTAAAATAGCTCAGCTTCATATACTTGATATTTTATATACGTGTATAGCAGTGAAAATGAAAGATAAAGCAGTTCAAAATCTAAACAAAACTGCTAAAGCAGTTTTAGATAAATTGTATTGATTTAAGGTGTTTATGAAATGAAAAAAGTTATTGGTATAGATATTGGTGGTACAAAAATTTTAGGTGGGGTTATTGGTTCAAATGGAGATTTAATTAAATTTAAAGAGACTTCAACAGATGCTAATTTAGGCAGAGATCACATATTGAAAAAATTATTCAGTGTATTAGATGATTTATTTGATACTGATATAGAAGGAATTGGCATTGGTTCAGCCGGTAGAATTAATTTTAATACAGGTGAAGTTATTTATGCTACGGATAATTTACCAGGTTGGACTGGCATAAATTTAAAAGAAATTATTTCTCAAAAATATAAGACAAAAACAATAGTTGAAAATGATGTTAATGCGGCAATTATTGGTGAAAATTGGCTAGGCTCTGCTAAAAGTTTTAAAGACGTTTTAATGATAACTTTAGGGACAGGTGTTGGGGGTGCAATAATACTAGATGGTAAATTGATAAGAGGAAGTCATTTCAGCGCAGCGGAAATTGGCCATACTATTTTGTATCCTGGTGGCAAAAGATGCAACTGTGGGCAAAATGGTTGCGTTGAACAATATATATCGGGTACTGCAATATATAAAAGATACAATGAAATAGTGGGTTCTAATTTGGTGAGTAGTGCGAAAGATGTTTTCAATTTGTATATGAAAAACGATAAAATATCAAAGTTAGTTGTGGATGAATTTGTAAAATCGCTCTCATTATTAATTTTTAACATAAGAAATTTTATTGATCCTG comes from the Thermoanaerobacterium aotearoense genome and includes:
- a CDS encoding glycoside hydrolase family 66 protein, yielding MLIKDVYPSKAQYLNGENIKIIVELSNKEFKSKSGYIIRCDIFHLNDRILQFESDLKNEELKEFEFNIKCDNESMAGFGVNVSLFNGNELIEGATTSFDVVKNLMYAPRYGFISDFFESDKDDYNDLKELNKFHINLIQFYDWMYRHHELIPPTEKFKDPLGRDLSINVVKQKIELAHEYGMKAMAYGAVYGSESEFFEKHKDWALLNNNDEYYEFANFIYIMDISKECEWHQHIIKEFFNAIKFGFDGIHMDQYGFPKEAVSVKDGLKRLRRLKDDFPELINDAKSYIENNGYDVELIFNAVNNWPIDSVIDSKQDAVYIEVWPPNDTYQDLYNLIANVKKRGTTKQVILAAYMKPFSKSENTNIEYAENATILTMASIFASGGFHLLLGEENGILTEGYYPNYFKISDKRFICELRNYYDFIVRYEELLYGFDIIDDTMTYTGGINEEYVFKGAKFSPIAKVDSVWTIIKEKPGYKIINFINFTGIKNMNWNEGKEKRPNLLRDIEVVALVVEDVKEVFVASPEINHGHPQKISYEYVTHEQGRAIRFIIPELYIWDLVYITVEV
- a CDS encoding carbohydrate ABC transporter permease gives rise to the protein MLSQNVSFRNKNLSRGIKEWLDVLPFIGIGFILLAVFVIYPQIKNIYMAFTNYNIMPGQVSPWVGLLNFIKIFHDDNFLLAFRNTILYGIVTVPCQMIIGLVIAVLINNLTRGKVFYRVMIYIPVITSWVVVSLIFKYLFTDGKEGLMNFLLLKLHLIGSPIMWLENTWTANLVIWLLGVWKGIGWVMVIYYAALQGISNDIYEAAKIDGANPIQVFFNITVPLIKPTTFYILINLIIGAFGVFIQVMLITGGGPLGTTDVLLNYMYKAAFSDFNFGYASAMSVIIGIVILTLSLFQKRIMRYSEDNPY
- a CDS encoding ROK family protein; the encoded protein is MKKVIGIDIGGTKILGGVIGSNGDLIKFKETSTDANLGRDHILKKLFSVLDDLFDTDIEGIGIGSAGRINFNTGEVIYATDNLPGWTGINLKEIISQKYKTKTIVENDVNAAIIGENWLGSAKSFKDVLMITLGTGVGGAIILDGKLIRGSHFSAAEIGHTILYPGGKRCNCGQNGCVEQYISGTAIYKRYNEIVGSNLVSSAKDVFNLYMKNDKISKLVVDEFVKSLSLLIFNIRNFIDPEIIILGGGVTNSKDLWWEYLKSQIKCDLNISIAGLNNFSTVYGAAKLILNEGVV
- a CDS encoding MurR/RpiR family transcriptional regulator, whose translation is MQEQNSVVLKIRSVYNSLTNAEKKVADYVLENSEEVLYSSITELAEKINVGETTIIRFCRHIGLTGFQDFKLNIAKETTSPETSIHENITFSDTIDVLLQKITTENTMAISNTTKMLLVSELEKAVEEIIKANKIEIYGVGASGYTVLDAKYKFMRLGLNVDANLDPHIQAISAVNLKEGDVAIGISFSGSTKDTVETCKLAKEAGAKVICITNYARSPITAVADIVLLTSAKETPLRSGALTSKIAQLHILDILYTCIAVKMKDKAVQNLNKTAKAVLDKLY
- a CDS encoding carbohydrate ABC transporter permease → MKKINFPQLFLHIFLLICVAAMIVPFLYMISTALTKDTYIMPYPPILIPKTFYTGNFKEAWLSNNFFRYFLNSLYISLISTVLSLFIATLSAYGFARFSFPGKEMLFNVYLFTMMVPGVLNIVAQYTVINGLHLVDTYSGLLLLYVGTGIAGNTFFLRGFFESIPKELEESIIIDGGTRWTIYRHVILPLSKPALATFAIFAFEGTWDEFFVALTFIKTEIKRTLPIAIMLFQGEFATKWGLVFAASLIAVVPVILIFVVFQKYFIRGGIQEGAIKG
- a CDS encoding N-acetylmannosamine-6-phosphate 2-epimerase — encoded protein: MSNIFILRKRKEEMPMKVLDDIKNGLIVSCQALSNEPLYSPFIMAKMAKAAEVGGAVAIRANGYEDIKAIRREVKLPIIGLIKKNYEGYKPYITPTIEEVSAVVKAGADIVAIDATKLIKPGDISTKDLLREIKKLYPNILVMADISTYNEGIEAENLGFDIVSTTLSGYTDYSPKIDGPDFELIERLSKVLKVPLIAEGRIWTPEEAIKALELGAYAVVVGTAITRPQEITRRFAESIRKAVKYAGAK
- a CDS encoding extracellular solute-binding protein → MKSKKLLSVLIVSVMIFSVFLSGCGSAKNSKSAENSSNSSSNVNESQSSETVTITFWHTFSDKEDKLLKEQIIPYFEKKYPNIKVDAKRMPSTDTLRQQVITAVSGNAVPDVMRMDIVWVSGFAKLGALQEVDNLDGFDEIKNNSFAGPLATNYYNGHYYGIPQDTNTKIALYNKTLLQQLGLNEPPKTFDDLVSAAEKLKSKDKWGIGIGGTSTWGMAPYFLSLGGKVTDDKYTKATGYLNSPESVAALQKLLDLYNKGLIAPTIIGGKPDSWGGMKGNNYLMIDDGPWYYSIQGDSVKNTTVPALFPQGSAGSISVVGGEDLVLFKGSKHPKEAWTFMKYMFSETPQKILAKQAYLIPTNKVVANSEEISSDPILKLYVQQMESAWPRTPSPNWDKIDKSLSLAFEKVFRHVATPQKALDDAAREIDVYLKNN
- a CDS encoding glycoside hydrolase family 15 protein, which produces MIELLNKSVEIIKDNQSEYGSFIASPYFPTYHYSWLRDGSFIAYSMDLMGEYESSEKFYHWIDTVIKRYGYKVENIKEKVKDGKRLVTGDFLHARYTLDGYEETEQGWGNFQLDGYGTWLWGLSEHIKLTGKEELIYNFKESIELTIEYLSHLWNYPNYDVWEENGDKIHTSTLACIYGGIKSINEFLHDKKLLTLCNEIKSFILTNCVSDGHFVKYIGSKDVDASLAWILVPFEVVEINDEIFINTVKKIEKELFHNGGLHRFKDDTYYGGGEWILLSAWLGWYYAKVGEIDDAKNIKKWIENQMDDNGYLPEQVCFHVNDDRYYPYWVKKWGEVAKPLLWSHAMYIVLIKMIEEV